One Streptococcus sp. S1 DNA window includes the following coding sequences:
- the adhE gene encoding bifunctional acetaldehyde-CoA/alcohol dehydrogenase, with protein MADKKTLSPEEKKLAAEKHVDELVQKALVALEEMRKLNQEQVDYIVAKASVAALDAHGELALHAYEETGRGVFEDKATKNLFACEHVVNNMRHTKTVGVISEDDVTGLTLIAEPVGVVCGITPTTNPTSTAIFKALISLKTRNPIVFAFHPSAQESSAHAARIVRDAAIAAGAPENCVQWITQPSMEATSALMNHEGVATILATGGNAMVKAAYSCGKPALGVGAGNVPAYVEKSANIRQAAHDIVMSKSFDNGMVCASEQAVIIDKEIYDEFVEEFKSYHTYFVNKKEKALLEEFCFGVKANSKNCAGAKLNADIVGKPATWIAEQAGFSVPEGTNILAAECKEVGEKEPLTREKLSPVIAVLKSESREDGINKARQMVEFNGLGHSAAIHTADEELTKEFGKAVKAIRVICNSPSTFGGIGDVYNAFLPSLTLGCGSYGRNSVGDNVSAINLLNIKKVGRRRNNMQWMKLPSKTYFERDSIEYLQKCRDVERVMIVTDHAMVELGFLDRIIEQLDLRRNKVVYQIFADVEPDPDITTVERGTEIMRAFKPDTIIALGGGSPMDAAKVMWLFYEQPEVDFRDLVQKFMDIRKRAFKFPLLGKKTKFIAIPTTSGTGSEVTPFAVISDKANNRKYPIADYSLTPTVAIVDPALVLTVPGSVAADTGMDVLTHATEAYVSQMASDFTDGLALQAIKLVFENLESSVKNADFHSREKMHNASTIAGMAFANAFLGISHSMAHKIGAQFHTIHGRTNAILLPYVIRYNGTRPAKTATWPKYNYYRADEKYQDIARMLGLPCSTPEEAVEAYAKAVYELGERCGIEMNFKAQGIDEKEWKKHSRELAFLAYEDQCSPANPRLPMVDHMQEIIEDAYYGYKERPGRRK; from the coding sequence ATGGCTGATAAAAAAACTCTCTCACCTGAAGAAAAGAAACTCGCTGCTGAAAAACACGTAGACGAGTTGGTGCAAAAAGCGCTAGTGGCGCTTGAAGAAATGCGCAAATTGAACCAGGAGCAAGTCGACTACATTGTAGCGAAAGCATCTGTAGCTGCTCTTGACGCACACGGTGAGCTCGCTCTTCATGCTTATGAAGAAACTGGTCGTGGAGTCTTTGAAGACAAGGCGACGAAGAACTTGTTCGCTTGTGAACACGTTGTAAACAACATGCGTCACACCAAGACAGTTGGTGTCATTTCAGAAGATGACGTCACTGGTTTGACCCTGATTGCGGAGCCAGTCGGAGTTGTCTGTGGGATCACTCCTACAACCAACCCTACTTCAACAGCAATCTTTAAAGCATTGATTTCCTTGAAGACACGGAACCCTATCGTCTTTGCCTTCCACCCATCTGCTCAAGAATCATCTGCTCATGCGGCACGAATCGTACGCGATGCAGCAATTGCAGCTGGAGCACCTGAGAACTGTGTGCAATGGATTACCCAACCTTCTATGGAAGCAACCAGTGCCCTTATGAACCATGAAGGGGTTGCTACGATCCTTGCGACCGGTGGTAACGCCATGGTAAAAGCTGCTTATTCTTGTGGAAAACCAGCTCTTGGGGTTGGTGCCGGAAACGTTCCTGCTTACGTTGAAAAATCAGCCAATATCCGCCAAGCAGCACACGATATCGTCATGTCTAAATCATTTGACAACGGTATGGTCTGTGCATCTGAACAAGCGGTTATCATCGATAAAGAAATCTACGATGAGTTTGTTGAAGAATTCAAATCTTACCACACTTACTTTGTCAACAAAAAAGAAAAAGCCCTTCTTGAAGAGTTCTGCTTCGGTGTAAAAGCCAACAGCAAGAACTGTGCGGGTGCGAAATTGAATGCGGACATCGTTGGGAAACCAGCAACATGGATCGCTGAACAAGCTGGTTTCTCTGTTCCAGAAGGAACCAATATCCTTGCGGCAGAATGTAAAGAAGTTGGCGAAAAAGAACCGTTGACTCGTGAAAAATTGTCACCAGTCATCGCTGTTTTGAAATCTGAAAGCCGTGAAGACGGAATTAACAAAGCTCGCCAAATGGTTGAATTCAACGGTCTTGGTCACTCAGCAGCCATCCATACTGCTGATGAAGAATTGACCAAAGAATTTGGTAAAGCAGTTAAAGCCATTCGTGTGATCTGCAACTCTCCTTCGACTTTCGGTGGTATCGGGGATGTTTACAATGCCTTCTTGCCATCATTGACACTTGGATGTGGTTCTTACGGACGTAACTCTGTTGGGGACAACGTTAGTGCTATCAACCTCTTGAATATCAAAAAAGTCGGACGCCGGAGAAATAACATGCAATGGATGAAACTTCCTTCAAAAACATACTTTGAACGTGATTCAATTGAATACCTACAAAAATGTCGTGACGTTGAACGTGTCATGATCGTTACAGACCACGCTATGGTAGAGCTTGGTTTCCTTGATCGTATCATCGAACAGCTTGACCTTCGTCGCAACAAGGTGGTTTACCAAATCTTTGCAGACGTAGAACCAGATCCAGATATCACAACTGTTGAACGTGGTACAGAGATCATGCGTGCTTTCAAACCAGATACCATCATTGCTCTCGGTGGTGGATCACCAATGGATGCGGCCAAAGTTATGTGGCTCTTCTACGAACAACCAGAAGTGGACTTCCGTGACTTGGTTCAAAAATTCATGGATATCCGTAAACGTGCCTTCAAGTTCCCATTGCTTGGTAAGAAGACCAAATTTATTGCGATCCCAACAACATCTGGTACAGGATCTGAAGTAACACCATTTGCCGTTATCTCTGATAAAGCCAACAACCGTAAATACCCAATCGCAGACTACTCATTGACTCCAACAGTTGCCATCGTAGACCCTGCCTTGGTATTGACAGTTCCTGGATCTGTTGCAGCAGACACTGGTATGGACGTCTTGACGCACGCGACAGAAGCTTACGTATCACAAATGGCTAGCGACTTCACAGATGGTCTTGCTCTTCAAGCTATTAAACTTGTCTTTGAAAACTTGGAAAGCTCAGTCAAGAATGCGGACTTCCATTCACGCGAAAAGATGCACAATGCGTCAACGATCGCAGGTATGGCCTTCGCCAATGCCTTCCTCGGTATTTCTCACTCAATGGCCCACAAGATCGGTGCGCAATTCCACACCATCCACGGACGGACCAATGCGATCTTGCTTCCATACGTTATCCGCTACAACGGTACACGCCCAGCCAAGACAGCTACATGGCCTAAGTACAACTACTACCGTGCAGATGAAAAATACCAAGATATCGCTCGTATGCTAGGACTTCCATGCTCTACTCCAGAAGAAGCCGTTGAAGCTTACGCAAAAGCTGTATACGAACTCGGTGAACGCTGTGGTATCGAAATGAACTTCAAAGCACAAGGAATCGATGAAAAAGAATGGAAGAAACATTCTCGTGAATTGGCCTTCCTTGCTTACGAAGATCAATGTTCACCAGCTAACCCACGTCTTCCAATGGTAGACCATATGCAAGAAATCATCGAAGATGCATACTATGGTTACAAGGAACGTCCAGGACGTCGTAAATAA
- a CDS encoding acyltransferase family protein gives MRIKWFSLVRVTGLLLVLLYHFFQKSFPGGFIGVDIFFTFSGFLITALLIDEFARKQGIDYLAFLKRRFYRIVPPLVFMVLIVMPFTFMVQRDYVAGIGTQIAAVFGFVTNFFEMATGGSYESNFIPHLFLHTWSLALEVHYYVLWALLAWFLAKRAKTVGQYRGMLFFASSGLFLFTFLSMFIRAFLTANFSTIYFSSFTHIFPFFAGSCLATVTGIADVSPNFTKLVQSWSMKKTLSVLGGSFAFLFVLSLFLPFDSLWTYLFGFLAATIAAGAMILSARILHEKTPNKKEPVILNFLADTSYGVYLFHWPFFIIFSQHLGNMMAAFVTTIVSLILTALSFYILEPTIAGKEPRVFGMKMDLSFLTKPIFYLMIPLALLMIGISAFAPTVGAFDESLVVSGLNQADSKMQVTRTQVENATATDYNVSNGVTMIGDSVNLRAQDYLTKAIPGIQIDAVVSRQLENGMKVFETDISNKVLLKNVVIALGTNTVSNYKELLDQYVEKLPKGRRLILVTPYDGRYANDQSSESVQTRLYELELAKKYDFITIADWYQVAIENPNIWVGTDSVHFNMETNGGELYAQTVKEALDKAEKGPVKK, from the coding sequence ATGCGCATTAAATGGTTTTCGCTAGTCCGCGTCACAGGACTCTTATTGGTATTGCTCTACCATTTCTTCCAGAAGTCCTTTCCTGGAGGTTTCATTGGAGTAGATATTTTCTTCACCTTCTCAGGATTCTTGATTACAGCGCTCTTGATTGATGAATTTGCGCGTAAGCAAGGAATCGACTACCTGGCTTTCTTGAAGCGACGTTTTTATAGGATTGTACCGCCACTTGTCTTTATGGTTTTGATCGTGATGCCCTTTACCTTTATGGTCCAACGTGACTATGTGGCTGGTATTGGGACCCAGATTGCGGCGGTCTTTGGTTTTGTGACTAATTTCTTTGAGATGGCAACGGGTGGTAGTTACGAAAGTAACTTCATTCCGCATCTCTTCCTTCATACGTGGAGCTTGGCCCTAGAAGTGCATTATTATGTGCTCTGGGCACTTTTGGCGTGGTTCTTAGCTAAGCGGGCTAAGACGGTTGGACAATACCGAGGTATGCTCTTTTTCGCATCCAGCGGGCTCTTTCTCTTTACCTTCTTGTCTATGTTCATCCGCGCCTTTCTGACAGCTAATTTCTCTACCATCTATTTCTCTAGTTTCACTCACATCTTCCCCTTCTTTGCGGGATCGTGTCTAGCAACGGTGACAGGGATTGCTGATGTCAGCCCGAACTTTACAAAGCTGGTGCAGTCGTGGAGCATGAAAAAGACCTTATCGGTCTTGGGGGGAAGCTTTGCCTTCTTATTTGTACTCAGCCTTTTCTTACCATTTGATAGCTTGTGGACCTATCTATTCGGCTTTCTAGCAGCGACAATCGCAGCTGGTGCCATGATTCTTTCGGCCCGCATTCTCCATGAGAAGACTCCGAATAAAAAAGAGCCGGTCATCCTCAATTTTCTTGCGGATACCAGTTATGGCGTTTATCTTTTCCACTGGCCTTTCTTTATCATCTTCTCTCAACATTTGGGAAATATGATGGCAGCATTTGTGACGACGATTGTTTCCTTGATTTTAACGGCTCTCTCCTTCTATATTTTGGAGCCAACCATTGCAGGTAAGGAGCCTCGTGTCTTTGGCATGAAGATGGATCTCAGCTTTTTGACCAAGCCGATCTTTTACCTCATGATTCCTCTGGCTCTCTTGATGATCGGGATCTCTGCCTTTGCACCAACCGTCGGAGCTTTTGATGAGAGTTTGGTAGTGAGTGGGCTCAATCAAGCAGATAGCAAAATGCAAGTCACACGGACGCAGGTGGAGAATGCTACTGCAACAGACTATAATGTCTCAAATGGTGTGACCATGATCGGTGATTCGGTTAACTTGCGAGCGCAGGACTACTTGACTAAAGCCATTCCTGGTATCCAGATCGATGCAGTGGTGAGCCGTCAGTTGGAAAATGGAATGAAGGTCTTTGAGACCGATATCTCCAATAAAGTTCTCCTAAAAAATGTGGTCATTGCCCTAGGAACCAATACCGTGAGCAACTACAAAGAGTTGCTGGATCAGTATGTTGAAAAACTTCCAAAAGGCCGTCGCTTGATCCTTGTGACACCATATGATGGTCGCTATGCCAACGATCAGTCCAGTGAATCGGTTCAAACTCGTCTTTATGAGTTGGAACTAGCCAAGAAATACGACTTCATCACGATTGCGGACTGGTACCAAGTAGCAATTGAAAATCCAAATATTTGGGTGGGAACAGACTCTGTTCACTTCAATATGGAAACCAATGGTGGAGAACTCTATGCTCAAACCGTCAAAGAAGCCCTTGATAAGGCTGAAAAAGGTCCAGTCAAGAAGTAA
- a CDS encoding MORN repeat-containing protein, which translates to MKEFYETYKVYLTRKNLEIAALVVIILSALLVFFSAIPGQGVLTLDKGAIHYDGSLVRGKMNGKGTVTFKNGDTYTGNLVNGSFSGYGKFKSKDGWTYEGQFVNGQPEGKGTLTTEANVVYKGTFKQGIYQNAH; encoded by the coding sequence ATGAAAGAATTTTATGAGACTTATAAGGTCTATCTGACACGAAAAAATTTAGAAATAGCAGCATTAGTAGTGATTATTCTATCTGCTTTGCTGGTTTTCTTTTCAGCCATTCCAGGTCAGGGTGTCTTGACCTTGGATAAGGGGGCGATCCATTACGACGGAAGTTTGGTCCGTGGTAAGATGAATGGCAAGGGAACCGTCACCTTTAAAAATGGGGATACCTATACAGGGAACCTCGTCAACGGCTCTTTTAGTGGTTATGGCAAGTTCAAGTCCAAGGATGGTTGGACTTATGAAGGACAGTTTGTCAATGGTCAGCCGGAGGGCAAAGGAACCTTAACGACAGAAGCTAACGTCGTATACAAAGGAACATTCAAGCAGGGGATTTATCAAAATGCGCATTAA
- a CDS encoding low molecular weight protein-tyrosine-phosphatase, with product MKKIVFVCLGNICRSPMAEFVMKDLTDQYEIESRATSSWEHGNPIHRGTQKIFQQHQVPYDPAKTSLQIKEEDFYNFDLILGMDENNVADLKRMAPAGTEHKIHLFAAESVPDPWYTGDFEETYSRVLTGCKAWLDQLATS from the coding sequence ATGAAAAAAATCGTCTTTGTCTGCTTAGGAAATATTTGTCGGAGCCCTATGGCAGAGTTTGTCATGAAGGATTTGACGGATCAGTATGAGATTGAAAGCCGGGCCACCTCTAGCTGGGAACATGGCAATCCTATCCATCGGGGAACCCAGAAAATCTTTCAACAACACCAGGTCCCGTATGATCCAGCTAAGACTTCCTTACAGATCAAGGAAGAGGATTTTTACAACTTTGATTTGATCCTAGGGATGGACGAAAACAATGTAGCAGATCTGAAGCGAATGGCTCCTGCAGGGACAGAGCACAAGATTCATCTTTTTGCTGCTGAAAGCGTGCCAGATCCGTGGTATACTGGTGATTTTGAGGAGACCTATTCCAGAGTCCTGACTGGCTGTAAGGCTTGGTTAGATCAGTTAGCAACTTCTTAA
- a CDS encoding nucleotidyltransferase family protein yields the protein MLTEEAIVEQIQADPEMMKVLTIIRDLDLVDAWLAAGAVRNFIWNQLSGRPGFDATTDMDLVFYDPEISYEETLQIEQELKKNHPQYAWEVKNQVYMHQHSPGTVPYRSACDAVSKYPEQCTALAVRLRKDGQLELFLPYGTKDIEDFIVQPTPHFLASPERLAVYTERMKKKNWQSKWPPLEVRFPK from the coding sequence ATGCTGACGGAAGAAGCGATAGTAGAACAGATCCAAGCGGATCCAGAGATGATGAAAGTCTTGACTATTATTCGAGATCTGGACTTGGTAGATGCTTGGTTAGCAGCAGGAGCGGTGCGAAATTTCATCTGGAACCAGCTCTCTGGCAGACCTGGGTTTGACGCAACAACTGATATGGATCTGGTCTTTTATGACCCTGAGATCAGCTATGAGGAGACTCTGCAGATTGAGCAGGAATTAAAGAAGAATCATCCCCAGTACGCTTGGGAAGTGAAAAATCAAGTCTACATGCACCAGCATAGCCCGGGAACGGTCCCTTATCGCAGTGCCTGTGATGCGGTTTCCAAATACCCCGAGCAGTGTACGGCACTTGCAGTTCGCTTAAGGAAAGATGGTCAGCTAGAGCTCTTTCTCCCTTATGGGACAAAGGATATCGAAGACTTCATCGTTCAGCCAACTCCGCATTTTTTAGCCAGTCCAGAGCGTTTAGCAGTTTATACAGAGCGGATGAAAAAGAAAAATTGGCAGAGCAAATGGCCTCCATTAGAGGTTCGTTTTCCAAAATAG